From a region of the Rhipicephalus microplus isolate Deutch F79 chromosome X, USDA_Rmic, whole genome shotgun sequence genome:
- the LOC142775919 gene encoding uncharacterized protein LOC142775919, whose translation MQQSSLLSVMVPAPTRPCGHVLVSKASFMNRNTELTILVYLTVMFASQVTMESLRVTLASVRDLITDLLSKGARYVLTGKLNQDPLERFFGVTRSYGGDEDHPTLISFAHIYRLLSLYTPISTCVTGNVSDEQTFVLATVADSMKRGRKDTLSSHERLQEAIRANLAEISSTAQNETPTAPDHGYSTPAAQDCVIYYLCGYLVHSYLKHQRCSDCVRNIQSENAECPEAFLTLEREFKHGSLKLPSWELFCMFRGIEAKISDELQKNRLCSETFWSLLDALEDCDITSVGCSVHKVTTTAELLHSYIVLRLHFAARDTCKSFISSEKVASARKKVKLM comes from the exons ATGCAACAGTCCTCGCTGTTATCAGTGATGGTGCCAGCACCAACAAggccatgtggtcatgttttggTATCAAAGGCAAGCTTCATGAACCGAAACACAGAGTTGACCATCCTTGTGTACCTGACAGTGATGTTTGCATCGCAAGTTACAATGGAGTCGCTTCGTGTTACGCTTGCATCAGTACGGGACCTCATAACAGATCTTCTCTCTAAAGGAGCACGTTATGTGCTCACGGGCAAACTAAACCAGGATCCTTTAGAG AGGTTTTTTGGTGTGACAAGAAGTTATGGAGGGGATGAGGATCACCCTACCCTAATCAGCTTTGCACACATATATAGGCTTCTGAGCCTGTATACACCAATCAGCACATGTGTCACTGGGAACGTGAGTGATGAGCAGACTTTTGTGCTTGCGACTGTTGCAGACAGCATGAAAAGGGGAAGAAAGGACACACTGTCGTCCCACGAAAGACTCCAGGAGGCTATTCGTGCGAACTTGGCAGAAATCTCTTCTACTGCACAGAATGAAACACCGACAGCACCTGATCATGGGTACTCCACACCAGCAGCACAGGACTGTGTTATTTACTACTTGTGCGGCTATCTTGTCCACTCTTACCTCAAGCATCAGAGGTGTTCTGACTGTGTACGTAATATCCAGTCCGAAAATGCGGAGTGCCCGGAGGCATTTCTCACTTTGGAGAGGGAATTTAAGCACGGGAGCCTCAAATTGCCATCATGGGAGCTCTTCTGTATGTTTCGAGGCATCGAAGCCAAAATTTCGGATGAGCTGCAAAAGAACCGGCTCTGCTCAGAGACATTTTGGAGCCTCCTCGACGCTCTTGAGGACTGCGACATTACTAGTGTAGGCTGTTCTGTTCACAAGGTCACCACTACGGCAGAGCTTCTTCACTCCTACATAGTGCTAAGACTGCATTTCGCTGCCAGAGATACTTGTAAAAGCTTCATCTCTTCAGAAAAAGTCGCATCTGC